A genomic segment from Candidatus Poseidoniia archaeon encodes:
- a CDS encoding DUF1292 domain-containing protein, translating to EDGDGNEIKMNIHGALEVEGDEYAIMSYADSVTSEFEIMRINRGRGGKISYTGVDDEELYADLSEAAAIHLESSGAV from the coding sequence GAAGACGGTGATGGCAACGAAATTAAGATGAATATACATGGAGCTCTAGAAGTTGAAGGGGATGAATATGCAATAATGTCATACGCAGACAGTGTTACTTCTGAATTCGAAATAATGAGAATAAACCGAGGCAGAGGTGGGAAAATATCCTATACTGGTGTTGATGATGAAGAATTGTATGCAGACCTGAGTGAAGCTGCTGCGATACACTTGGAGTCT